The genomic window TACCATCAGCCTCATTGGCGGTGCAAAAATCTATTCTGTCGATTCCGATTTCAACAGCCAGTTTATGGCTCAAAAAAATACAGATTACGAAATCAGCAGTTCAGGAGAAGCATATGTATTCAAATCGAAAGCAGATCCTTCTGTAAAGAAAATTGCTAAAAGAAAAGCAAAGACTTCAGTTCAGAATATTGACCAGGCAAGCCTAAAGAGAATAAAAAAGAATATATCGGATTTCGAGCAGCGAAAGAAATTATTTGCTTTCCGTAATATTCATGGTACTCCTTTTTCCCGGGAACTGCCATACTCTTCTGATTCCAGCCGAAACTATATTGTTCCTTCTACCGATTCTAACGATTTTTCAAAAGCATATATAATTTATTACAGTTTTTTGATTAGGTTGGTATTGGAACATTGCTACATTTGGAATTATCATTATTTTAATAACCGGTCTTTGGATTGCTATTTCTCCAAAACCTTTTCTGTGAGGCCTCCGCCATTATTTTTAGTCTAAATACAAATTCTTATAAAAATTTATTAAATGCTTTCCTTTTGGAAGGCATGCCTACATAATTAATTACTTTATGACTAAAAAATCCCATTTAACACAAATAAAAAAGACAGCATTATTGCTGGTATCACTTGCAAGCTGTTTAGGCTTTGCACAATCCTGTCCTACCACAGCAGAAGGAAAACCCATATTCAGCAATAATTTCGGCACGGGAACCAGCAACAGCAATACCACTACTACGGATCCGTATGTAATTGGGCATACTTATCAAGCAGTTAGTCCTCAGGATGGATATTACAGTGTAACTACCTCTTCCGCACAAACTGTAGGATATACGCAAACCGATCTTACAGGGGGTAAGGATGCGGGTTATAACAACATTGCAGACGGATCTACGACCGGAAGATATCTGGCGATCAATATTAATTCCGGTGCAACAGTGAATTCGGTTATTTACCGTGTCAATAATTTAAATGTAGTATCTGGACAGCTTTACCGGTTCAGGATTGATATGGCCGGATTATGTAACGGTTGCCAGGACGTTCCTAATTTGCAGCTGAGTATTAAAGATAACAATGATAACATCTTGGCTACTGCCAACTCAGGGAATTTGGGCGTAGCGAATGACGATGTCTGGAGAAGGCTTAATCTTTCCTTTACCCCTTCTACTTCTGTTGTTAAACTCGAAATTGTTAATTTACAGCAAAATGGTAATAGTGGAAACGATGTTGGGATCGATAATATTGTTTTTACCCCTGTGGAATGTGATTCAGACGGCGACGGAATTGCCAATTCCCTAGATCTTGATGACGATAACGACGGAATTGAAGATTGTATCGAAAAAGGACTGGATTCCAATTCAACGGTAAGCACCATTTTCAAGCTGAATGGAAATGCTGCACAGATAAGCAGCAAGGAGGTTCGTTTAACGCCGGCATTAACTAACCAGGCAGGTCAGATGTGGTCTTATGGAAAAGTGGATTTCAGTAAGAGTTTTGTTCTGAGCTATGAGGCCAATTTCGGCAGTAGTGATGGAGGAGCTGACGGAATTGCCACCGTATTCCATAATTCTCCGGTAGGAGTAAATGCTGTTGGAGCTGCAGGCGGAGGTATCGGAGCATTGGGAATACAAAACGGGATTGTGCTTGAAGTAGATACTTATGATAACGGGACTGCTGTAGGAGATATTCCTAACGATCATGGCCAGATTTGGGCTTCGGCCAGCCAAAGCGGGGCTAACCTTTTGACAACAGCCGTTGATCTGGGAAATGTAGAGGATAACGTGTGGAGAGCGGTACAGATTACATGGGATTTCCCAACCAAGAAATTATCATATACCATTGGCGGAATTCTGGCCGGAACTTACACGTTTCCGCCATCCAATCCTATTGTCAACTATTTCGGCGGAGCCAGTAGGGTTTATTTCGGATATACCGCTTCTACGGGAGCAGCTGTTAACGAGCAGAGTGTAAGGTATGCCGACTTCTGTTCTCAGCTTCCGTTGGAACTGGATACTGATGGAGATGGCATTCCAAACGAACTGGATTTGGATTCCGATAACGACGGATGCCTGGATGCGATCGAAGGGGATGAGAATGTAGCTTTAAACCAGCTGGTGTTTGCCGGCGGAAATGTGACGTCAGGAACGGGATCCACGGCGCCGAACAAAAATCTTTGTGCTTCTTCTTCATGTGTTAATGCTTCCGGCGTACCGAATCTGGTAAATTCTGGAGGGGCTGCTGACATTGGTGGTGATGAAGGACAGGGCATCGGGACTTCGCAGAACAATGCCGTGCAGCCTCCGGGATGTACTGCCTGTTATAAGCCTTCCATAACATCCGGAACCACATTGAATACCAATGTAGGGATTTCCGCATTAGGCAGAGCAGGAGTAAATGCAGACAACTGGCCAATGGTAAGAAAAGGTGCCTGGACCGCGCTTGAATCCAAAACAAAAGGATTGGTGATCAACAGAGTGGCATTTAATAATGCAGGCAATCCGGTAGGGATCTCTTCGTCTAACTTTGTAGAAGGAATGATGGTTTATG from Chryseobacterium sp. SORGH_AS_0447 includes these protein-coding regions:
- a CDS encoding L-type lectin-domain containing protein, whose translation is MLVSLASCLGFAQSCPTTAEGKPIFSNNFGTGTSNSNTTTTDPYVIGHTYQAVSPQDGYYSVTTSSAQTVGYTQTDLTGGKDAGYNNIADGSTTGRYLAININSGATVNSVIYRVNNLNVVSGQLYRFRIDMAGLCNGCQDVPNLQLSIKDNNDNILATANSGNLGVANDDVWRRLNLSFTPSTSVVKLEIVNLQQNGNSGNDVGIDNIVFTPVECDSDGDGIANSLDLDDDNDGIEDCIEKGLDSNSTVSTIFKLNGNAAQISSKEVRLTPALTNQAGQMWSYGKVDFSKSFVLSYEANFGSSDGGADGIATVFHNSPVGVNAVGAAGGGIGALGIQNGIVLEVDTYDNGTAVGDIPNDHGQIWASASQSGANLLTTAVDLGNVEDNVWRAVQITWDFPTKKLSYTIGGILAGTYTFPPSNPIVNYFGGASRVYFGYTASTGAAVNEQSVRYADFCSQLPLELDTDGDGIPNELDLDSDNDGCLDAIEGDENVALNQLVFAGGNVTSGTGSTAPNKNLCASSSCVNASGVPNLVNSGGAADIGGDEGQGIGTSQNNAVQPPGCTACYKPSITSGTTLNTNVGISALGRAGVNADNWPMVRKGAWTALESKTKGLVINRVAFNNAGNPVGISSSNFVEGMMVYDTTNNCLKVYTTKDNGTTYGWYCMENQTCPD